In Luteitalea sp. TBR-22, one genomic interval encodes:
- a CDS encoding protein kinase → MVPETLGPYRLLGKIGEGGMGEVYRATDTNLKRQVAIKVLPASVAADADRLARFQREAEVLAVLNHPNIAAIYGLEKTPECTALVMELVEGEDLSQRIARLRAQGASAGQAGMPIDEVLPIARQIAEALEAAHEQGIIHRDLKPANIKVRADGTVKVLDFGLAKALGPEGPSATAGGVSASMSPTLTTSAMTAMGMILGTAAYMAPEQARGRAVDRRADIWAFGVVLYEMLTGRRAFEGEDISVTLANVIKDDPTWEALPPDVPVRVRRVLQACLRKDPRQRLGDMQSIRLALDGAFEVVVERTGATNAPRPAPPLWRRAAPWAAGLLAAVASGVGAWQFKPVSPQPVIRTAHTLPVGQSFRGTGRRYLAIAPDGSRFVYNATGGLYVRDMDALEARLIPGTEGAGHSIVFSPDGQSLAYFQPGNTATGGQVKRIAIAGGAATVLTTARTPFGMSWSDDGTILYSAGSEILQVSANGGEPERVATADPGFVAIDPQRLPGTDWVLFSLQPESGTSRESVTAATRIAAASRSGELRTIRTGGTSARYLATGHVLYTTNATVHAAPFDVRTLQFTGRPVPVVDGVEVSSSGQAEFDVSSNGTLVYVPGTQQSGVARMLAQSDRAGTRVESISPVGAYDSVRASHDGRRLAVGSDDGKEAIIWIHDRGARSAMRRLTFDGRNRFPVWSPDDRRIAFQSERDGRAGIVVKQADGTGEAVRLTTPKDGESHVPESWSPDGRYLSFDVVAGREHSLWILTLADGTMARFSDRRSAEPFGSGFSPDGRWLAYHALPGGESPLTAASGVYVESFPATGARYQAPKLERDFQPVWSPDGKELLYVPSLASRRLAITRVSVGSGVTFGDPELVPFDMAAGHLSARWRAFDVLPGGGLVGLIPPASTEQGRFSIRYVVNWFEELQKLVPVK, encoded by the coding sequence ATGGTGCCTGAGACTCTCGGTCCCTATCGACTCCTCGGCAAGATTGGCGAAGGCGGAATGGGCGAGGTGTATCGGGCCACCGACACGAACCTGAAGCGGCAGGTCGCGATCAAGGTGCTGCCGGCGTCCGTGGCGGCCGATGCGGATCGCCTCGCTCGCTTCCAGCGCGAAGCCGAGGTGCTCGCCGTCCTCAACCACCCCAACATCGCGGCCATCTACGGGCTGGAGAAGACGCCCGAGTGCACGGCGCTCGTGATGGAACTGGTCGAGGGGGAGGACCTGTCGCAGCGCATCGCCCGCCTTCGCGCCCAGGGCGCTTCGGCGGGGCAGGCCGGAATGCCGATCGACGAAGTGCTGCCGATCGCCAGGCAGATCGCCGAGGCCCTCGAGGCCGCCCACGAGCAGGGCATCATCCACCGCGACCTGAAGCCGGCCAACATCAAGGTCCGCGCCGACGGCACGGTGAAGGTGCTCGACTTCGGTCTCGCCAAAGCGCTCGGGCCCGAAGGGCCGAGCGCGACGGCGGGCGGCGTGAGCGCCTCGATGTCGCCGACGCTCACCACGTCGGCCATGACCGCAATGGGGATGATTCTTGGCACCGCCGCCTACATGGCCCCAGAGCAGGCGCGGGGCCGCGCGGTCGACAGGCGTGCCGACATCTGGGCGTTCGGTGTGGTGCTCTACGAGATGCTCACCGGACGGCGCGCGTTCGAGGGCGAAGACATCTCGGTCACGCTCGCCAACGTGATCAAGGACGATCCGACGTGGGAGGCGCTGCCTCCCGACGTGCCCGTTCGGGTGCGACGCGTGTTGCAGGCCTGTCTGCGGAAGGATCCGCGGCAGCGCCTCGGCGACATGCAGAGCATCCGTCTGGCGCTCGATGGCGCGTTCGAGGTGGTGGTCGAGCGGACCGGCGCCACGAATGCGCCGCGGCCGGCGCCTCCGCTGTGGCGCCGCGCAGCACCGTGGGCCGCGGGTCTCCTGGCTGCAGTCGCGTCGGGCGTCGGGGCCTGGCAGTTCAAGCCGGTCTCGCCACAGCCGGTGATCCGGACCGCCCACACGCTGCCGGTCGGGCAGTCCTTCAGGGGCACTGGTCGTCGCTACCTCGCGATCGCGCCCGACGGCAGTCGGTTCGTCTACAACGCCACAGGCGGTTTGTACGTCCGCGACATGGATGCCCTCGAGGCCAGGCTCATTCCCGGTACCGAGGGCGCCGGCCACAGCATCGTGTTTTCACCGGACGGGCAGTCGTTGGCCTACTTCCAGCCTGGAAACACGGCCACGGGTGGGCAGGTGAAGCGGATCGCGATTGCCGGCGGCGCGGCGACGGTGCTCACGACGGCAAGGACGCCATTCGGCATGAGTTGGAGTGACGACGGGACGATCCTGTACAGCGCGGGCAGCGAGATCCTGCAGGTGTCGGCCAACGGTGGAGAGCCGGAACGGGTGGCGACGGCCGACCCCGGGTTCGTGGCGATCGATCCGCAGCGGCTGCCCGGCACGGACTGGGTGCTCTTCTCCCTCCAGCCCGAGAGCGGTACGAGCCGCGAAAGCGTGACCGCTGCCACCAGGATCGCGGCCGCGTCGCGGTCGGGCGAACTACGCACCATCCGGACCGGAGGCACCAGCGCCCGATACCTGGCGACGGGGCACGTGCTCTACACGACGAACGCGACCGTCCATGCCGCGCCCTTCGACGTCAGGACGCTCCAGTTCACGGGCCGGCCAGTGCCGGTCGTGGACGGCGTCGAGGTGTCGTCGAGCGGTCAGGCCGAGTTCGACGTCTCGTCGAACGGCACCCTGGTCTACGTGCCAGGCACCCAGCAGTCAGGAGTGGCGCGGATGCTCGCGCAGTCGGACCGCGCCGGGACCCGCGTCGAGTCGATCTCGCCGGTCGGCGCCTACGACAGCGTGCGCGCGTCGCACGATGGCAGGCGTCTCGCGGTGGGGTCCGACGATGGGAAGGAGGCGATCATCTGGATCCACGATCGCGGCGCCAGGAGCGCGATGCGGAGGCTGACCTTCGACGGGCGCAACCGGTTCCCCGTCTGGTCGCCTGACGACCGGCGCATCGCGTTCCAGTCGGAACGGGACGGCCGGGCGGGCATCGTCGTGAAACAGGCCGATGGCACGGGCGAGGCCGTGCGGCTCACGACGCCGAAGGACGGTGAGAGTCATGTGCCCGAGTCCTGGTCACCCGACGGCAGGTACCTGTCGTTCGACGTGGTCGCTGGCCGTGAGCACTCGCTCTGGATCCTGACCCTCGCGGACGGGACCATGGCACGCTTCAGCGATAGACGATCGGCCGAGCCGTTCGGGTCCGGCTTCTCGCCCGATGGCCGATGGCTCGCCTATCATGCGCTGCCGGGGGGCGAGTCGCCGTTGACGGCTGCCAGCGGTGTCTATGTCGAGTCCTTTCCAGCGACGGGAGCGCGCTACCAGGCCCCCAAGCTGGAGCGCGACTTCCAGCCAGTGTGGTCGCCGGACGGCAAGGAGTTGCTGTACGTGCCCAGCCTCGCCAGCAGGCGCCTCGCGATCACGCGCGTGTCGGTGGGATCGGGCGTCACGTTCGGCGATCCCGAACTCGTCCCGTTCGATATGGCGGCTGGCCACCTGTCGGCCAGGTGGCGGGCCTTCGACGTGCTGCCAGGTGGTGGGCTCGTCGGGTTGATCCCTCCGGCGTCGACTGAACAGGGCCGCTTCTCCATTCGGTACGTCGTCAACTGGTTCGAGGAATTGCAGAAGCTCGTGCCAGTGAAATAG
- a CDS encoding type II toxin-antitoxin system VapC family toxin, whose protein sequence is MILLPRIEDEHVLPVEPLITTVTLAELSVGPLVATTDADRAARQSHVQQAESDFDPLPFDVPAARAFGRVALALRQSGRAVKPRAYDAMIAATALANGLPLYTCNPKDFTGIDGLTVVSVPVPGLPAPDEPPPRRQRRAKR, encoded by the coding sequence GTGATCCTGCTGCCACGCATCGAGGATGAACACGTACTCCCGGTGGAGCCGCTCATCACCACGGTCACCCTCGCCGAGCTCTCCGTCGGTCCTCTCGTGGCGACGACGGACGCGGATCGGGCCGCGCGCCAATCACACGTACAACAGGCCGAATCGGATTTCGATCCGCTTCCGTTCGACGTTCCTGCGGCTCGTGCCTTTGGTCGCGTCGCCCTGGCGCTGCGACAGAGCGGCCGGGCGGTCAAACCGCGCGCGTACGACGCGATGATCGCCGCGACGGCCCTAGCCAACGGCCTGCCTTTGTACACGTGCAATCCGAAGGACTTCACGGGCATCGACGGGCTGACGGTCGTGTCGGTCCCGGTGCCGGGTCTTCCTGCTCCAGACGAACCACCGCCGCGGCGCCAGCGGCGAGCGAAGCGGTAA
- a CDS encoding type II toxin-antitoxin system Phd/YefM family antitoxin, which translates to MVEVTVRELRNDGGRVLDRVERGESLTVTRDGHPVAELRPLARRPLRASALLSRWRGLAHVDAARLKADIDDTLDSSL; encoded by the coding sequence ATGGTCGAAGTCACCGTCCGGGAATTGCGCAATGACGGCGGGCGCGTGCTCGATCGCGTCGAACGAGGTGAGTCGCTGACGGTGACTCGCGATGGGCACCCGGTCGCCGAACTCAGGCCCCTGGCACGACGTCCGCTTCGCGCTTCTGCGTTGCTGAGCCGGTGGCGGGGGCTGGCCCACGTCGATGCCGCGCGATTGAAGGCCGACATCGACGACACGCTGGATTCGTCGCTGTGA
- a CDS encoding protein kinase: MSLAPGTRLGSYQVTALLGEGGMGQVYRATDTRLKRQVAIKILPPAVAADRDRLARFQREAEVLASLNHPNIAAIYGLEESDGLTALVMELVEGEDLSQRITRGAIALDEALPIARQIAEALEAAHEQGIIHRDLKPANIKVRPDGTVKVLDFGLAKALATEGASATAGVSASMSPTITSQAMTAMGMILGTAAYMAPEQARGKPVDRRADIWAFGVVLYEMLTGRRAFDGEDTTEVLGAVVRLEPRWDAVPATVPARVTQVLRVCLRKDPKQRVGDMRDVRLALEGAFETIVSEATPTSMATRGRRGLMRAVGVPVVTAIVTALGVLAGTALLRTDEPSLPRMRFEVSQPPTGVALQFAVSPDGRYVVSTASGDQGEALWLHGFDGSGRILPGTAGGGDPFWSPDSRHIGFFADKTLRTIDITGGPARIVASATGGGGASWSDEGYIVFGSSGRPLYRVPASGGTPMAVTELDATREETAHVGPRLLPGGTRFIYLARSTRPEHDAIVYLGSLGSKDRTRLVDSTGWPEFSPPGYLLFQRGSTLMAQAMAPGSFDLTGESRVVMEGLVLGNPQWARPAFKASRNGVLVTRLGDDSNSRSQLWSFTRQSVEPPTKLSTQRYFAPRLSPDGLRVLGTQVDSASGPGDLWLFDLSRNTPTRFTLNQSPDSNPIWAPDGKRVAFASTRDRAHGIYVMSAGGAGEEELALKSASRIVPTDWSADGRYIVYSKGSDNANSDVWIVPVSGERQPVPVLQTPSSESQARLSPDGRWIAYTSNESGEAQVYVQSFPTSGNKWQVSNKGGHWPEWRRDGKELFYHSRAEKGIMAVPVAPQASPDRFEVGLPQRVVPAVVFSGFSVAPDGQHFIVDGFLNDESASILTVVVNWAAALGVGK; encoded by the coding sequence GTGAGTCTCGCGCCCGGCACGCGTCTGGGCTCGTATCAAGTGACCGCCCTGCTTGGCGAAGGCGGCATGGGACAGGTCTATCGGGCGACCGACACCAGATTGAAGCGTCAGGTCGCGATCAAGATCCTGCCGCCAGCGGTCGCTGCGGATCGCGACCGGCTCGCGCGGTTCCAGCGCGAAGCCGAAGTGCTCGCGTCGCTCAATCACCCCAACATCGCGGCGATCTACGGGCTCGAAGAGAGCGACGGCCTCACCGCCCTCGTGATGGAACTGGTCGAGGGCGAGGACCTTTCGCAGCGCATCACTCGGGGCGCGATTGCTCTCGATGAGGCGTTGCCGATCGCCAGGCAGATCGCCGAGGCGCTCGAAGCAGCGCACGAGCAGGGCATCATCCATCGCGATCTGAAGCCGGCCAACATCAAGGTGCGGCCCGACGGCACCGTGAAGGTGCTCGACTTCGGCCTCGCCAAAGCGCTCGCGACCGAAGGGGCGAGCGCGACGGCGGGCGTCAGCGCATCGATGTCGCCGACGATAACCTCGCAGGCGATGACCGCGATGGGCATGATCCTCGGCACCGCTGCGTACATGGCACCGGAGCAGGCGCGCGGCAAGCCGGTGGATCGCCGCGCCGACATCTGGGCATTCGGCGTCGTGCTGTACGAGATGCTGACGGGCCGGCGCGCGTTCGACGGCGAGGACACGACCGAAGTGCTGGGCGCGGTCGTGCGGCTGGAACCGCGGTGGGACGCCGTGCCCGCGACGGTCCCGGCCCGCGTCACGCAGGTCCTTCGCGTGTGCCTGCGCAAGGACCCGAAGCAGCGTGTCGGCGATATGCGGGACGTGCGACTCGCCCTCGAGGGTGCGTTCGAGACCATCGTGTCCGAGGCGACACCCACGTCGATGGCGACACGTGGCCGACGGGGGCTGATGCGGGCGGTCGGTGTGCCGGTGGTGACCGCGATCGTGACGGCGCTCGGAGTGCTGGCGGGAACCGCGCTCCTCAGGACGGACGAGCCCTCCCTGCCCAGGATGCGATTCGAGGTGTCCCAACCGCCGACGGGCGTGGCGCTGCAGTTTGCCGTCTCGCCGGATGGGCGTTACGTGGTGTCGACGGCATCTGGCGATCAGGGCGAAGCGCTGTGGCTGCACGGCTTCGACGGATCCGGCCGCATTCTGCCGGGTACCGCCGGAGGCGGGGACCCGTTCTGGTCGCCCGATAGCCGCCACATCGGCTTCTTCGCGGACAAGACACTCCGGACGATCGACATCACCGGCGGTCCCGCCCGGATAGTCGCGAGCGCCACTGGCGGAGGCGGCGCCTCGTGGAGTGACGAGGGCTACATCGTGTTCGGGTCCTCGGGCAGACCTCTCTACCGGGTTCCGGCGTCCGGGGGCACCCCGATGGCGGTCACGGAACTGGACGCCACTCGGGAGGAAACCGCTCACGTCGGCCCGCGTCTGCTGCCCGGAGGCACGCGATTCATCTACCTGGCCCGTTCGACCCGGCCTGAACACGACGCCATTGTCTATCTCGGTTCGTTGGGCTCGAAGGACCGGACCAGGCTCGTCGACTCGACGGGGTGGCCGGAATTCTCTCCACCCGGATACCTGTTGTTCCAGCGCGGATCGACCCTGATGGCGCAGGCGATGGCACCCGGCTCCTTCGATCTGACTGGAGAGTCCCGCGTCGTGATGGAAGGCCTCGTGCTCGGTAATCCGCAGTGGGCCCGCCCCGCCTTCAAGGCATCGCGCAACGGCGTCCTCGTCACCAGGCTTGGCGACGACAGCAACAGCAGGTCGCAGTTGTGGTCGTTCACCCGCCAGAGCGTCGAGCCGCCCACGAAGCTCTCGACGCAGCGCTACTTTGCCCCCCGGCTGTCTCCTGACGGCCTGCGGGTGTTGGGCACTCAGGTCGATTCGGCGTCGGGCCCCGGTGACCTCTGGTTGTTCGATCTCTCGCGAAACACGCCCACCCGATTCACCCTCAACCAATCGCCCGACTCCAATCCGATCTGGGCGCCGGATGGCAAACGCGTGGCGTTTGCCTCCACCCGCGACCGAGCGCATGGCATCTATGTGATGAGTGCCGGAGGCGCCGGCGAGGAGGAACTGGCGCTGAAGAGTGCGTCCCGGATCGTGCCGACCGATTGGAGTGCCGACGGCCGGTACATCGTGTATTCGAAAGGAAGCGACAATGCCAACTCGGATGTGTGGATCGTGCCGGTATCCGGAGAGCGCCAACCCGTGCCGGTCCTGCAGACACCCTCCTCGGAATCCCAGGCTCGGCTCTCGCCCGACGGTCGCTGGATTGCCTACACCTCGAACGAGTCGGGAGAAGCGCAGGTCTACGTCCAGAGCTTCCCCACGTCGGGCAACAAGTGGCAGGTCTCGAACAAGGGCGGCCATTGGCCGGAGTGGCGGCGCGATGGGAAGGAACTCTTCTACCATTCCCGGGCGGAGAAGGGCATCATGGCCGTCCCGGTCGCGCCCCAGGCGTCACCAGACCGATTCGAAGTGGGACTGCCACAGCGTGTCGTCCCTGCTGTCGTCTTCAGTGGCTTCAGCGTCGCCCCTGATGGCCAGCACTTCATCGTCGACGGCTTCTTGAACGATGAGTCCGCTTCCATCCTGACCGTGGTCGTCAACTGGGCCGCCGCTCTCGGTGTCGGGAAGTAG
- a CDS encoding protein kinase, producing the protein MIGTGLGPYQVVAKLGEGGMGQVYRATDTRLKRQVAIKILPAAVAADRERLARFQREAEVLASLNHPNIAAIYGLEESDGLTALVMELVEGEDLSQRITRGAIALDEALPIARQIAEALEAAHEQGIIHRDLKPANIKVRPDGTVKVLDFGLAKALATEGASATAGVSASMSPTMTSPAMTQMGMILGTAAYMAPEQARGKAVDRRADIWAFGVVLYEMLTGRRAFDGEDTTEVLGAVVRLEPPWDALPPTVPARVSQALRLCLRKDPKQRVGDIRDVRLALEGAFETAAPADVAPPPVAAPRSLFARALPAVAAVLVVALGAAVWALWRAETPTNRPLLRLDVDLGAEVAFPNGSGGSTVVISPDGMRLVYVSGTPSRLFTRRLDQSGATELPGTEGAANPFFSPDGQWVGFAVGRTVKKISVDGGAVVPLGDVSAIFAGGSWAEDGSIFVADASGEGLLQLPAAGGTPKVVVARGDVNLVQPQALPGGKALLFCAGNPGTSLDAFTIEVVTLADSRRKILVRGGTSPRYLPSSTGIGHLLYTNRATTFAIPFDVATLETRGTAVPVLDDVAYNPSTGGGQLAVSPSGTVIYRRATRGAAVMTTVQWLDAAGNKEPLRATPGAYQDVRLSPDGTRVALVIRDGSNHDVWVYEARRDALTRLTFGGANAWPAWSLDGQYVVFHKTVQGIFQARADGGSPPHVLVASKTDFYPQSLMPDGKRLAYFTGQGMYSQIWTVPLDDQGGQLKAGTPERFFTSTFSDQHPSFSPDGRWLAYSSDESGRREVYVRPFPSPSTGQGGPSTSLRTGKWQISNSGGTSPQWSRTGRELVYQSGDQLMTVSYTVNGPSFVADKPRVWMASFGGTDWDLAPDGKRVAALIPEGPAQPRQAEHLIVMLQNFADHLRRQVPLTP; encoded by the coding sequence ATGATCGGCACGGGCCTTGGCCCATATCAGGTCGTGGCCAAACTGGGCGAAGGCGGAATGGGACAGGTCTATCGGGCGACCGACACCAGGCTGAAGCGACAGGTAGCGATCAAGATCCTGCCAGCAGCAGTCGCCGCGGATCGCGAGCGGCTCGCGCGGTTCCAGCGCGAAGCCGAGGTGCTCGCGTCGCTCAATCACCCCAACATCGCGGCGATCTACGGGCTCGAAGAGAGCGACGGCCTCACCGCCCTCGTGATGGAACTGGTCGAGGGCGAGGACCTCTCGCAGCGCATCACTCGGGGCGCGATTGCTCTCGATGAGGCGTTGCCGATCGCCAGGCAGATCGCCGAGGCGCTCGAAGCCGCGCACGAGCAGGGCATCATCCATCGCGATCTCAAGCCCGCCAACATCAAGGTGCGGCCCGACGGCACGGTGAAGGTGCTCGACTTCGGCCTCGCCAAAGCGCTCGCGACCGAAGGGGCGAGCGCGACGGCGGGCGTCAGCGCGTCGATGTCGCCGACGATGACCTCGCCCGCGATGACGCAGATGGGCATGATTCTCGGCACCGCGGCCTACATGGCGCCCGAGCAGGCGCGCGGCAAGGCCGTCGATCGGCGCGCCGACATCTGGGCATTCGGCGTCGTGCTGTACGAGATGCTGACGGGCCGGCGCGCGTTCGACGGCGAGGACACGACCGAAGTGCTGGGCGCGGTCGTGCGGCTGGAACCGCCGTGGGACGCGCTGCCGCCGACGGTGCCTGCCCGGGTCAGTCAGGCGCTGCGCCTGTGCCTGCGCAAGGACCCGAAGCAACGCGTGGGTGACATCCGCGATGTGCGCCTGGCGCTGGAGGGCGCGTTTGAAACCGCGGCACCAGCAGACGTGGCGCCCCCCCCGGTGGCCGCGCCACGGTCCCTCTTCGCGCGCGCGCTCCCGGCCGTAGCTGCGGTGTTGGTTGTGGCGCTGGGCGCGGCGGTGTGGGCCTTGTGGCGCGCGGAGACGCCGACGAATCGGCCGCTCCTGCGGCTGGATGTCGATCTGGGCGCGGAGGTGGCCTTCCCCAACGGAAGCGGCGGAAGCACTGTCGTCATCTCACCGGATGGCATGCGACTGGTCTACGTCTCCGGCACGCCAAGCCGTCTGTTCACCCGTCGCCTGGATCAATCCGGGGCCACCGAGCTTCCGGGCACGGAGGGCGCCGCGAATCCATTTTTCTCCCCGGATGGGCAGTGGGTCGGCTTCGCCGTTGGCCGCACGGTCAAGAAGATCTCGGTGGACGGCGGCGCCGTCGTCCCGCTGGGAGACGTCAGCGCCATCTTCGCCGGCGGGAGTTGGGCTGAAGATGGCAGCATCTTCGTGGCCGATGCGTCGGGCGAGGGACTGCTGCAGCTTCCCGCCGCTGGGGGGACGCCCAAGGTCGTGGTGGCTCGGGGCGACGTCAACCTCGTTCAACCGCAAGCCCTGCCTGGTGGGAAGGCGCTCCTGTTCTGCGCGGGCAATCCCGGCACCAGCCTGGACGCGTTCACCATCGAGGTCGTGACACTGGCGGATAGCCGCAGAAAGATCCTCGTCCGAGGCGGCACATCCCCCCGCTACCTGCCGTCGTCCACTGGCATCGGTCATCTGCTCTATACCAACAGGGCCACGACGTTCGCGATCCCCTTCGACGTCGCCACGCTGGAGACGCGAGGCACGGCGGTGCCCGTGTTGGACGATGTCGCCTACAACCCTTCGACCGGTGGTGGCCAGCTGGCCGTCTCCCCCTCGGGGACCGTCATCTATCGCCGAGCCACCCGAGGGGCCGCGGTGATGACCACGGTTCAATGGCTCGACGCGGCCGGCAACAAGGAGCCACTGCGGGCCACTCCCGGCGCGTATCAGGACGTGCGACTGTCTCCGGACGGCACGCGCGTCGCGCTTGTCATCAGGGATGGATCCAATCACGACGTCTGGGTGTACGAGGCACGGCGCGATGCGCTGACGCGCTTGACGTTTGGCGGCGCCAATGCTTGGCCGGCGTGGAGCCTGGACGGCCAATACGTCGTATTCCACAAGACCGTTCAAGGCATCTTCCAGGCGCGAGCGGACGGCGGCAGTCCGCCGCACGTGTTGGTGGCAAGCAAGACGGATTTCTATCCGCAGTCCTTGATGCCTGATGGCAAGCGGCTGGCCTACTTCACCGGCCAGGGGATGTATTCCCAGATCTGGACCGTTCCCCTGGACGACCAGGGCGGCCAGTTGAAGGCCGGGACGCCGGAACGGTTCTTCACGAGCACGTTCAGCGACCAACATCCGTCGTTCTCGCCCGACGGCCGCTGGCTGGCGTACAGCTCGGACGAATCGGGACGGAGAGAGGTGTATGTCCGTCCGTTCCCCTCACCTTCGACCGGACAAGGCGGCCCTTCGACTTCGCTCAGGACAGGCAAGTGGCAGATCTCCAATAGTGGCGGCACCTCTCCACAGTGGTCGCGCACCGGACGCGAGTTGGTCTACCAGTCCGGCGACCAGCTGATGACCGTCAGCTACACCGTGAACGGGCCCAGCTTCGTTGCCGACAAACCCCGGGTGTGGATGGCCTCGTTCGGCGGCACGGATTGGGATCTCGCCCCCGACGGCAAGCGCGTCGCGGCGCTGATCCCTGAAGGGCCCGCCCAGCCTCGCCAGGCAGAGCATCTGATCGTCATGCTCCAGAACTTCGCCGACCACTTGCGGCGGCAGGTGCCGCTGACGCCGTGA